CCACATTCCCTCTAAAATTCTTTTGCTGAACACCATATTCTGGAGCCATGAAAACCGCACTGCTTGTCATCGACGTTCAGGATTCCTTCAAAGTCCTTCCCCGCTGGGAAAAACGCAACAATCCTGAATTTGAACACAACCTCACCCGCCTGATTCAGGAATTCCGGGCGCAGGACCTGCCTGTGATCTGGATTCTGCACAGGGAACACGACAGCACCGACAATCCCTTTCACCCCGAGCATCCTGCCTACAAACTGATGGACTTCCTGGAGCGCAGAACGGACGAGGTGCTCTTCGAGAAGACCACCCGCAACTCTTTCACCTCAACGGGCTTGCAGCAGCACCTGACGCAACTGGGCATTCAGCATCTGGTGGTCACGGGCATTCAGACCGAGCAATGCTGCGAAACCACCACCAGGGTCGCCGGAGATCTGGGATACCGGGTGTCCTTTGTGAGCGAGGCCACACGCACCTTCCCCATCAAGCACTGGGAAAAAGAGGAATTCATCTCCGCCGAAGACATCACCCGGGCCACCGAGTACCACCTGGCCGGACGTTTTGCAACCATCCACACGGTGGACAGCCTGCTGGAACAGCTGCAGTCGGGAAAACAACCTGTGCTGCTTTGATTTAAACTGAGGCCACCACCATGCCCAGAGTTGCCTTTCTGATTCTTGATGCCGTTCATCTGCTGGATCTTGCCGGTCCCGTTCAGGTGTTTTCGGAGGCCTGCGAAATGGGAGCGGATTACCAGATGATCCATTGCTCCACCCAGCCTGCCGTGAAAAGTGCCCAGGGACTCACCCTCAGCGATCTGGTCCCTTTGCCAGACCTCGGTCCCGGGGATCTGATTCTGGTTGCAGGTTGCCGGGTCGGAGGCAACCTCAGGACTCTGCGCTGCCCTCCGGATGAGGTTTTACAGTGGCTGCAGAAGCACCACCGTCTGGGCATCAGCATCACCTCGGTGTGTTCAGGGGCAGGGGTGCTGGGGTATGCAGGGTTGCTCAGTGGTCGAAAGTGCACCACCCATCACCTGCTGACCTCCCACCTGCAGGAGATGTTTCCGAAGGCCAAAGTGCAGGACAACCGGCTGTATGTCACCGATGGGAACATCACCACCAGCGCAGGCATTGCTTCTGGCATGGACATGGCCCTGCATTTCATTGAACAGCAGCATGGGGCGCTCTTTGCCGCGAAGCTGGCCCGGGACATGGTGGTCTACCACCGCAGGCAGGGCATGGACCTGCAAGACAGCCTGTACCTGCAGTACCGGGCCCACCTGCACTCCGGGGTTCACCGGGTGCAGGACTTTCTGATTGAGCATGCCCATGAGCAGGTCCCCCTGGCACAACTGGCAGAACTGGCCCACCTGAGTCCCCGCCACCTCACCCGTGCTTTCAAGGAGCACACGGGGCTTACTCCACTGCAATACCAGCAGAGGTTGCGTCTGGAAAAGGCAAGGCAGCTGATGCAGAACCGCACCCTGACGGTGGAGCGCATTGCTGAGCTCTGTGGGTTTGAGGATGCCCGCCATTTCCGCAGGCTGTACCGTGAGCTGCTCGGGGTGAGCCCGAGAGAAGCCAGAGCCCTGCAGGTTTGAAGCCTGTCGTTCGTTCATGGGACCTTGATCCTGCAGGTCCGACCCTCGAATTGTGACTCAATTTGCATTCTAAAACCGTTCCATCTGAAAAGTTGGAACCTGAGTCCCATGAGACTCATGGAACAGTCATTTGGTGGGTTACTTCATCGGATTGCACCACGTCTTCTGGCATCAAGATGGCCTCACTCACCATCGCTGGAAGGCAGGATTGTTCAGGGGGTTTGGAATGTTTGAATGGATGAGCAGTTCTGAGATGTGGATCGCTTTTGCGACCCTCACCCTGCTGGAGATTGTGCTGGGGATCGACAACATCATTTTCATCTCGATCCTCAGTGGCAAGCTTCCTGCAGAACAACAGGCAAAGGCCAGAACCGTCGGTCTGCTGCTGGCGATGGGAACCCGCCTGCTGCTGCTGCTGTCCCTGGCCTGGATCATTCGCCTGACTGCACCACTTTTCTCGGTGTTCGGACAGGAAATCAGTGGTCGGGACCTGATCCTGATTGTCGGGGGCCTCTTTCTGCTGTACAAGGCCACCCGTGAAATTCACGAGAAGCTGGAAGGGGAAGACCATGAGGGGGTCACCAAAGCTCCACCCAATTTCAGTGCAGTGATCGGGCAGATCCTGCTGGTGGACATCGTGTTTTCGCTGGACAGTGTGATCACTGCAGTGGGCATGGTGGACAACATCTGGGTGATGGTCACCTCGGTGGTGGTCACAGTGATCATCATGCTGTTCGCGGCCGGTCCCATCAGTGCCTTCGTGAACCGCCACCCCACCGTGAAGATGCTGGCCCTCTCTTTCCTGCTGTTGATCGGGATGACCCTGGTCGCAGAAGGCCTCGGGTTCCATGTGCCCAAGGGCTACATCTACTTTGCGATGGGCTTTGCTGTGCTGGTGGAACTGCTCAACATCCGCACCCGCAAGGGAAAAGGCAAGAAAGTGCAGTTCAACGAGCCACAGAACAACACCCACTGACCTGCAGAAAACCAGAAACCCTGAGTCAGACTCAGGGTTTTTCTTTGTGGTGCTTCTGTTTCAGGGCAGACCAGCGTTCCCTCACCCTGGACTCCCATCCTTCTCCGGTCGGCTGATAGAATTCTGTGCCCAGCAGTTCATCCGGCAGGTAAGTCTGCGCAAAAGACCCTTCCGGGTCATCGAAGTAGTAAGCGTAGCCTTTTCCATATCCCTGGGATTTCATCAGACCCGTGATGGCATTGCGCAGGTGCAGAGGGATGGGATGCTGCCTTTCCTCCTCGGCCATGCGCAGGACCTCACCCCAGGCGCTGTACACGCTGTTGGATTTGGGGGCCAGGGCCAGATACACCACCACCTGGGCCAGGGCCAGTTCTCCTTCTGGACTCCCCAGCAGGTGCATGGCCTGCTGGGCACTCATGGCGAGTTTCAGGGCATTGGGATCTGCAAGCCCGATGTCTTCAGCGGCCATGCGCACAATGCGGCGTGCAATGTAGATGGGGTCTGCCCCACCCGCCACCATGCGGGCAAGCCAGTACAGGGCACCATCCACGTGGGAGGCCCTCACGCTCTTGTGCAGGGCAGAAATCAGGTTGTAGAAATCCTCGCCCTGTTTGTCCATGCTGGGCACATGGGTTCCGAAAGCTTCCTTGACGGCCTCCGGGGTGATGGGACTGGCAATGTTGGAAGCCACTTCCAGTGCCCCCAGAGCACGTCTGGCGTCTCCATCTGCAAGCTGAACCAGCAGTTCCCTGCCTTCCTGGGTCAGTTCCACTCCGGGCAGCCCTTTGGAATCGGTCAGGGCACGGTCCAGCAACCCAGAGATGTCCTCATCGGTGAGGGATTTGAGGACCAGGGTCCGTGCCCTGGAACGCAGTGCAGGATTCACCTCAAAACTGGGATTCTCGGTGGTGGCCCCGATCAGGGTCAAAAGGCCACTTTCCACATGGGGCAACAGGGCATCCTGCTGCGCCTTGTTGAAACGGTGAATTTCATCCAGAAAGAGGACGGTCCTCTCCCCTTTGGTGCGGTTCCTCTGGGCCACCTCGACGGCTTCACGCACGTCTTTGATGCCTGCAGTCACTGCAGACAGCTGGATGAAGTGGGCTTTTGCGGTTTTGGAGATCATGCGGGCCAGCGTGGTTTTCCCCACCCCGGGAGGACCCCACAGGATCAGGGAGCTCAGGAATCCCCCTTCCAGCATGCGCCTGAGGGGTTTCCCCGGAGCGAGCAGGTGCTTCTGCCCGTACACCTCATCCAGGGTGGTCGGTCTCAGGCGTTCTGCAAGTGGAGGGGCAGGTTCAAAAAGGGTCACGGTCTCATTCTACCTGTGTCAGATTGCAGGTAAATCGTTTTGCTTACAGTGAAGGGGCAGCAAACAAAAACCAGCCTGACACCATGTCAGGCTGGTCTGCAGAAGCTCCTGTTTTATGCAACGAGGTTGCGAAGCAGGTTCTCTGGAAGTTCGACAGTGATGGCGCCGCGCAAGTAGAGGTCATGGGTGGCCTGCCTGCCGCAGACCTGCTCGAAACGCTCCAGGCTCACCACGCTTCGACCTTCGGGGGTCTCCACGTAAAGCCGGTTGGAGGTTCCTGGAACCCAGCGTGCGCTGCATGTGGATGTACTGGTTCTTTTCATAAGGTCCTCCTGAAGTAAAAGGCTGAATACACCCTGCCAGGTGCTTTCGTTGGGAATCGATTGTGCAGGGAGGGGAAAGGGGCCAAGTCAGTTGTCTAACTTATCTTGATGATAGTTTTAACTTTCAACGCTGTCAAATCTGGAACCGATCCCATTGTGAATCTGGGCGAAAGGTTCAGAAATTCTAAAGTGATCTTGATGTTTTCATGAAAATGGGCCTGAAACCTCACTGAAGACAACAAAAAACGCACAGGTCCTTTTGACAGGACCTGTGAAAAATTCCTCTTGCAAAACTTCAGTTCTGGCTCATTTCCGAGGAAGAGCAATTGTAAGCGGGAGAGGATTCTGAATCTTGTGTTGCTTATTCTGCCTTGAAAAGGGGCAGGTGACCCAGCGCGATCACATCGTCCCGCTCATCACCCTCTGTGAAGACGGTCAGCACAGCGATCACTTCCCCACCCACCTCTTCAATGATCTTCGAGAGGCTCTTGAGGGTGCCCCCAGTGGAGACCACATCATCCACAATGGCAATTTTCTTGCCTTTCAGGTGCTCCACATCCAGGCCATCGAGGACCAGGGTCTGGGGTTTGCCTGTGGTGATGGACAGCACTTCACGCACCACGGGATTGATCATGTACGGCTTCTGGGTTTTGCGCACCACCACGTAAGGCTTACCGCACTCCCGGCTCACCACATGGGCCAGGGTCAGGGCTTTCACCTCCGGGGTCACCAGAATGTCCACTTCTGCAGGGAGCTTTCTGGCCAGGGCAATCCCTGCGGCCTCGGTCACCTCGGTGTCCCCGAGCATGTTGAACAGGGCGACACTCAGGCCTGGCTTCAGTTCCACAATGGGAAGTTCCCGACTGACGCCACCAATGTTGACTGGAAAGGTTCTCACAAACTGCTATTGTAATCCTTTCCACAACCGATTGCATCAGGGCTTGCGGTGCAGGTCAGGGTGAGCGCAAAAGCATGCAAGTGAGTGGGACAGAGCGATCAGCAATCAGCAAACGGGCACACGCACCCTTCCGCCTTCCGCCTTCCGCCTTCCGCCTTCCGCCTTCCGCCTTCCGCCTTCCGCCTTCCGCCTTCTGCCTTCTGCCCTCTGTCAGATTCACGACATGCCTCCAGCGATATGCTGAAGCAGAAGCAGAATTCCTTTTCTGGATGATCTCCAGCCCCTCTTTCTGCCTCCAAGGAAGTGGCCATGTTTTCGGATCTCACCCCCAGCGATTTCACTGCCAGACAGAACGCCTCCCGGCGTCCGGTCTATCTGCTGGTGATGGGTTTCATCAACGTGATCGGGTGGGTGTTTTCGCTTTTTGTGCTGAATGCCATTCCCCTGATCCACTGGATTGTGAATGGAACATTTGCGGTGCTCACGGCTGTCACTGTGCTGCTTGCCCTGAGGCCCAGAACCCTGCCCTTCTTTGAAGTGGTGGTGGGGGTGGTGATCAACTTTGCCATGCTCTCCACGGTGTTTGTGGGTCTGTATGACCACCCGAAGACCTATGATCCGCTGGAATACGTGCTGTTTGTTCCAGCAGCCTACATCGCTGCATTTTCCTTCCTGGGTGTGCTCAGGGGAACTGTTGTGTGCCTGTCGGTGTTTCTGGCCACCCTCGTACTGACCCTGGGGCATTACCTGCCTCAGTTGGACACCCTGTCTGCCTTTGAACTTCAGGCCTTCAAGATCCTCAAACTTCATTACATCACCAGCATGGTGGAGATTCTGGGATTGTATGGCCTCACCACCTTTCTGGAACGGCAACTTAAGGCCCGCATTCAGGCAGAGTCCACCGCCCGTTATGCGTTCATTGATACGCTCACCGGACTGAGCAATCGACGCATGTTTCAGCACCGTCTGGAGCAGACCCTGCAGCATGCCAGTGAGAAACACACCGGGTTTGCCCTGATGTTCATTGACCTCGACCACTTCAAGCAGGTGAATGACCGCTACGGGCACCAGGCCGGAGACGAGCTCTTGCAGCAGATTTCTGGCCGCCTCTCCCAGAACCTGCGCCGCACCGATTTGCTGGCCCGCATCAGTGGAGATGAATTCGCCGTGATTGCGGAAGGCATCACTGATGATCAGTCTGCCCTCACCCTGGCCGAGAAGCTGATCTCCAGCCTCTCTGAACGGTTTGATTTGACCGGGACGGCTTTGCATGCCTCAGCAAGCATCGGGGTCAGCCTGTATCCCCACCACGGGAGCACCGCCAAGGAGCTCCTGGCCCATGCCGATCAGGCCATGTATGACAGCAAATCGAAAGGGCGTCATGCCTGCACCCTCTACAGCCCGGACCGCTCCGGTCCAGAACAGGCCCTGAGCTGCTGAACAGCTTCGGGACATTTTTCAGGGGCTTGAATGTCACCTCCCCTTCAGGAGTATGGTGAGGACGTGCCTGCTGGACACACCCCCGGCCAGAAATCGGTGACTCACATAGAGAATCTCTCGTGACAAGACGGACGGTGGAAAAGGGAAGCCTGCCAGAAGAATTGAACCTTCGCGACCATTGAATCTTCGCGATACAAGATGTTGCTGACCGCGGGTGTGCTCCAGACAGGTGTTTTTGCCCATACCCTCATGCGAAGCCTGTGAGACAATAGGCTTCGTATGTTGTTTTTATTGCGTTTG
Above is a genomic segment from Deinococcus cellulosilyticus NBRC 106333 = KACC 11606 containing:
- a CDS encoding cysteine hydrolase family protein yields the protein MKTALLVIDVQDSFKVLPRWEKRNNPEFEHNLTRLIQEFRAQDLPVIWILHREHDSTDNPFHPEHPAYKLMDFLERRTDEVLFEKTTRNSFTSTGLQQHLTQLGIQHLVVTGIQTEQCCETTTRVAGDLGYRVSFVSEATRTFPIKHWEKEEFISAEDITRATEYHLAGRFATIHTVDSLLEQLQSGKQPVLL
- a CDS encoding GlxA family transcriptional regulator, which codes for MPRVAFLILDAVHLLDLAGPVQVFSEACEMGADYQMIHCSTQPAVKSAQGLTLSDLVPLPDLGPGDLILVAGCRVGGNLRTLRCPPDEVLQWLQKHHRLGISITSVCSGAGVLGYAGLLSGRKCTTHHLLTSHLQEMFPKAKVQDNRLYVTDGNITTSAGIASGMDMALHFIEQQHGALFAAKLARDMVVYHRRQGMDLQDSLYLQYRAHLHSGVHRVQDFLIEHAHEQVPLAQLAELAHLSPRHLTRAFKEHTGLTPLQYQQRLRLEKARQLMQNRTLTVERIAELCGFEDARHFRRLYRELLGVSPREARALQV
- a CDS encoding TerC family protein, which translates into the protein MFEWMSSSEMWIAFATLTLLEIVLGIDNIIFISILSGKLPAEQQAKARTVGLLLAMGTRLLLLLSLAWIIRLTAPLFSVFGQEISGRDLILIVGGLFLLYKATREIHEKLEGEDHEGVTKAPPNFSAVIGQILLVDIVFSLDSVITAVGMVDNIWVMVTSVVVTVIIMLFAAGPISAFVNRHPTVKMLALSFLLLIGMTLVAEGLGFHVPKGYIYFAMGFAVLVELLNIRTRKGKGKKVQFNEPQNNTH
- a CDS encoding replication-associated recombination protein A; this encodes MTLFEPAPPLAERLRPTTLDEVYGQKHLLAPGKPLRRMLEGGFLSSLILWGPPGVGKTTLARMISKTAKAHFIQLSAVTAGIKDVREAVEVAQRNRTKGERTVLFLDEIHRFNKAQQDALLPHVESGLLTLIGATTENPSFEVNPALRSRARTLVLKSLTDEDISGLLDRALTDSKGLPGVELTQEGRELLVQLADGDARRALGALEVASNIASPITPEAVKEAFGTHVPSMDKQGEDFYNLISALHKSVRASHVDGALYWLARMVAGGADPIYIARRIVRMAAEDIGLADPNALKLAMSAQQAMHLLGSPEGELALAQVVVYLALAPKSNSVYSAWGEVLRMAEEERQHPIPLHLRNAITGLMKSQGYGKGYAYYFDDPEGSFAQTYLPDELLGTEFYQPTGEGWESRVRERWSALKQKHHKEKP
- a CDS encoding phosphoribosyltransferase family protein, which produces MRTFPVNIGGVSRELPIVELKPGLSVALFNMLGDTEVTEAAGIALARKLPAEVDILVTPEVKALTLAHVVSRECGKPYVVVRKTQKPYMINPVVREVLSITTGKPQTLVLDGLDVEHLKGKKIAIVDDVVSTGGTLKSLSKIIEEVGGEVIAVLTVFTEGDERDDVIALGHLPLFKAE
- a CDS encoding GGDEF domain-containing protein; translated protein: MFSDLTPSDFTARQNASRRPVYLLVMGFINVIGWVFSLFVLNAIPLIHWIVNGTFAVLTAVTVLLALRPRTLPFFEVVVGVVINFAMLSTVFVGLYDHPKTYDPLEYVLFVPAAYIAAFSFLGVLRGTVVCLSVFLATLVLTLGHYLPQLDTLSAFELQAFKILKLHYITSMVEILGLYGLTTFLERQLKARIQAESTARYAFIDTLTGLSNRRMFQHRLEQTLQHASEKHTGFALMFIDLDHFKQVNDRYGHQAGDELLQQISGRLSQNLRRTDLLARISGDEFAVIAEGITDDQSALTLAEKLISSLSERFDLTGTALHASASIGVSLYPHHGSTAKELLAHADQAMYDSKSKGRHACTLYSPDRSGPEQALSC